A portion of the Pseudomonadota bacterium genome contains these proteins:
- a CDS encoding Fic family protein, whose protein sequence is MRSLDRSFLEQQAIPIEMGGLLQTLGELKGRQDLYRHQTPQVLESLRQVAVVESTESSNRIEGVSVSPSRFKEIMLHPVQPRDRSEAEILGYRNILSQIHIDPERFPLSEETVKLFHREIYAQAAVTGGVYKTRDNTIEERLPDGRWITRFIPVQARETPLYMKELCERFSSLYAQGHISPLLLIPAFVLDFLCIHPFMDGNGRVSRLLNVLLLHQTDYTVGRYISIERLIEESKETYYEILRSSSEGWHEGRHRLKPWWEYSLSILIRAYREFEDRVGATTKARGAKTALIEHAIERMPSAFGIADVERACPSISRDMIRVVLNRQRDEGKLACKGTGRKALWEKRGNRG, encoded by the coding sequence ATGAGATCACTTGACCGTTCTTTTCTGGAACAGCAGGCAATACCTATAGAAATGGGAGGGCTTTTACAAACTCTAGGAGAATTAAAGGGAAGACAGGACCTGTATCGTCATCAGACCCCACAAGTACTTGAGTCGCTTCGCCAGGTTGCCGTAGTAGAGAGCACAGAATCGTCGAACCGCATAGAAGGCGTGAGTGTCTCGCCATCTCGGTTTAAAGAAATCATGCTCCATCCAGTGCAGCCGAGGGATCGCTCTGAGGCGGAGATACTGGGTTACCGTAATATATTGTCTCAGATTCATATTGATCCGGAACGGTTTCCATTGAGTGAAGAAACAGTGAAGCTGTTTCATCGGGAAATATATGCCCAGGCTGCTGTCACCGGCGGCGTATATAAGACGCGGGACAATACCATCGAAGAAAGGCTCCCCGACGGCCGATGGATTACGAGGTTTATCCCGGTCCAGGCTCGTGAAACGCCCCTTTATATGAAAGAACTATGCGAGAGGTTCAGCAGTCTTTACGCTCAAGGGCATATCAGTCCCCTGCTGCTGATTCCGGCATTCGTTCTCGATTTTCTCTGTATCCACCCTTTCATGGATGGCAACGGAAGGGTTTCAAGGCTTCTCAATGTCCTTCTCTTGCACCAGACTGATTATACGGTAGGCCGTTATATCAGCATAGAACGATTAATTGAAGAGTCGAAGGAAACGTATTATGAAATTCTTCGATCCTCTTCTGAGGGATGGCACGAGGGAAGACATCGCCTGAAACCATGGTGGGAGTATTCTCTCAGCATCCTGATAAGGGCCTACCGTGAATTTGAGGACCGGGTTGGAGCCACCACGAAAGCCCGCGGTGCGAAAACGGCATTAATTGAGCACGCAATAGAGCGTATGCCGAGTGCTTTCGGAATAGCCGACGTTGAGCGTGCGTGCCCTTCAATCAGCCGGGATATGATCCGCGTGGTGCTTAACCGGCAACGTGACGAAGGCAAGCTCGCATGTAAAGGAACAGGGCGAAAAGCTCTATGGGAAAAACGTGGTAATAGAGGGTGA
- the tcmP gene encoding three-Cys-motif partner protein TcmP, with protein MSDDFFKQKRAWSKYKDFILGNYLTPYLEKVKFLHKPIRIIDCCAGPGRFEDGSDGSPLIIAGHMEGLYNKRVDIKGLFLEKQKKLFAKLQKNLEPFSAFAEAKQIDFRNYLDDIRSMARSSTIFLYVDPYGIKELPFSELSEIYRAIAEHNTSVEVLLNFNSTAFIRCGLVALKMDTQSFDSEEGHDEENFCGAEGMSVEQMDVIAGGDYWKDIVSDSSFSFAEKEQKIVESYMKQMNEYFLMVCNYPVRQKYGHLPKYRLIYGTRHEDGILLMNETMYKARERFLKHEFAEGFLFDTRPLEASKDMVLFTKRLYDITAENGHISRKNLKLTAMKEFFCCYNNSDYSKTVEKLLKGFEGMKLYSRSRKTRINDNELLSAKPFA; from the coding sequence ATGTCTGATGATTTTTTTAAACAAAAACGAGCATGGTCAAAATACAAAGATTTTATTCTTGGCAATTACTTGACGCCTTATCTCGAAAAAGTCAAATTTCTGCATAAACCGATTCGTATCATAGACTGCTGCGCCGGTCCAGGAAGGTTCGAGGATGGCTCGGACGGTTCACCGCTGATTATTGCCGGACATATGGAAGGTTTGTACAACAAGCGTGTTGATATCAAAGGTCTGTTTCTGGAAAAACAAAAGAAACTTTTCGCCAAACTTCAAAAGAATCTGGAACCATTCAGCGCCTTTGCTGAGGCAAAACAGATTGATTTCAGGAACTATCTTGATGACATCAGGTCAATGGCAAGATCAAGCACAATCTTTCTGTATGTTGACCCGTATGGCATAAAAGAACTACCATTTTCAGAACTTTCCGAGATTTACAGAGCAATTGCCGAACATAATACGAGCGTTGAGGTGTTGTTGAATTTCAATAGTACAGCATTCATCAGGTGCGGTCTAGTGGCTCTCAAAATGGACACGCAAAGCTTTGATTCCGAGGAAGGTCACGACGAAGAAAATTTTTGTGGCGCGGAAGGCATGTCAGTAGAACAAATGGATGTAATAGCCGGTGGAGATTACTGGAAAGACATAGTGTCCGATTCGAGCTTTTCATTTGCTGAAAAAGAACAGAAAATTGTGGAATCTTACATGAAACAAATGAACGAATATTTTCTGATGGTCTGCAATTATCCGGTTCGACAGAAATATGGACACTTGCCAAAGTACAGGCTTATCTATGGAACAAGGCATGAAGACGGTATTCTGCTTATGAATGAGACTATGTATAAAGCAAGGGAGCGGTTTTTGAAGCATGAATTTGCCGAAGGATTCCTTTTCGACACACGACCCCTCGAAGCATCAAAAGACATGGTGTTGTTTACAAAGCGGCTCTATGACATAACAGCAGAAAATGGGCATATATCCAGAAAGAATCTGAAGTTAACAGCCATGAAGGAGTTCTTTTGCTGCTATAATAACAGCGATTATTCAAAGACCGTTGAGAAGCTGCTTAAAGGTTTTGAAGGAATGAAGCTTTACAGCCGCTCCAGGAAGACAAGGATTAATGATAATGAATTACTCTCAGCAAAGCCTTTTGCATAA
- a CDS encoding Eco57I restriction-modification methylase domain-containing protein, which produces MRRLSTFKEDSFIQALKNLFEDLQVPVNYIADEPASPAAILGDKYKPDNHAHKLIDDVYVLGMVDDAIFEGQNQLFKKEWTTSMLKKIDKDYDGLVIFGVTLKQRDGDLLPTRSQLAEITRAFNRTFHYTPVTVVFKYGNCIAFANSERMKYKQEWREGESVGKVTMLKDVSIEKTHSGHMRILLDMQIARSGKDAITSFSGLYKYWQKVFNVSTLNKSFYRELSNWYFYAMKQVSFPDDLEKDENIRNATSLIRLITRIIFIWFIKEKGLVPEAIFNKTELEKILKEFAKNKTSCSYYQAILQNLFFGTLNQKMDERAFTKQGAFPQNRSEYGVKNLFRYVDLFKVDEAEALSLFKDVPFLNGGLFDCLDKPDDEGKILYVDGFSRNPRKQAIVPDTLFFSEEHEADLNEIYGTKNKKYTTKGLVEILSGYKFTVEENTPIEEEVALDPELLGKVFENLLASYNPETQTTARKQTGSFYTPREIVNYMVDESLKAYLKGHLLEESSMTEEDLQASIDLLFEYTEKEHVFNEADTKTLIDTIDKCKILDPACGSGAFPMGVLHKMVHILHKLDPSNKQWEQRQIYKVDKLIEEAQGITDTAAREQVIAGLEQNRQDIEDAFGSNELDYGRKLYLIENCIYGVDIQPIAVQIAKLRFFISLVIDQKKQPGKENLGIRALPNLETKFVAANTLIGLEKLGQNLLKNQKIVQLEKDLKSIRHKYFSAKTRRDKINWQKKDRTLREEISKLLVDDGLDKTTAQLIVCFDPYDQNASAPFFDPEWMFGITDGFDVVIGNPPYVRADSGEEHLSIRQQITKSGQYDTLWEKWDLFIPFMERGFKLLKSCGITSLIVSDAYCHSKYAQKSQEWFLKNSRILRLDFLSKIKVFDAGVHNLTYFFQKANGEQWKPERRIHDPEFGAVNMLPSDEQSKLNYRVFFPEDMRNSRFDAPAMNLSNICYISVGMVVNANEKVAQNAFKLSDLLSDEKDNIHLKPFVEGKDLNRWFLGKHKFLEWDTVRAPQMFRRKTFVELYEHTEKIMLPMVGDIRAALDCQRLYCNHGIFVCLPWHLLEGIRNNSLKKTARYDDEKPVRSDLPGREKLELTSRAFPIKYLLGVLNSSMAQNFLRINRRNNVQLYPDDWKKLPVPIAMPEEQAPIIKLVDCILEAKKADHATDVSVLEAQVDTLVSALYNRSTEKDDSEGGNDHV; this is translated from the coding sequence ATGAGAAGACTGAGCACATTCAAAGAAGATTCGTTCATACAGGCTCTCAAGAATCTTTTTGAGGATTTGCAGGTACCGGTAAACTATATTGCCGACGAACCGGCAAGCCCAGCGGCTATTCTCGGCGATAAATACAAGCCTGACAACCATGCTCACAAGCTCATAGACGATGTGTATGTACTGGGCATGGTGGATGACGCTATCTTTGAAGGACAAAATCAGCTTTTCAAAAAAGAGTGGACCACTTCCATGCTGAAGAAAATTGACAAAGACTACGACGGCCTTGTCATTTTCGGTGTTACGCTCAAACAACGGGACGGTGATTTATTGCCTACGAGAAGCCAGTTAGCTGAAATAACACGGGCATTCAACCGCACCTTTCACTACACCCCCGTTACTGTAGTCTTCAAATACGGCAATTGCATCGCCTTTGCCAACAGCGAGCGGATGAAATACAAACAGGAATGGAGAGAAGGCGAAAGTGTCGGTAAGGTAACAATGCTCAAGGATGTGAGCATTGAAAAAACTCATAGCGGCCATATGAGGATTTTGCTCGATATGCAAATCGCCCGCTCAGGTAAGGACGCGATCACTTCATTTTCAGGACTGTACAAATACTGGCAAAAAGTATTCAATGTTTCCACGCTGAACAAAAGTTTCTATCGGGAACTTTCAAACTGGTATTTCTATGCCATGAAACAGGTTTCTTTCCCTGATGACCTGGAAAAGGACGAAAACATTCGCAATGCCACAAGCCTGATCCGGCTTATCACCCGAATAATCTTTATCTGGTTCATTAAAGAAAAGGGATTGGTGCCGGAGGCTATTTTCAATAAAACCGAGCTTGAAAAAATCCTGAAGGAATTTGCCAAGAACAAAACATCATGCTCTTATTATCAGGCAATTCTCCAAAACCTTTTCTTTGGTACGCTGAACCAAAAAATGGATGAACGCGCTTTTACAAAACAGGGGGCTTTTCCTCAAAACAGGTCCGAATATGGTGTTAAAAACCTCTTCCGCTATGTTGATCTTTTCAAGGTGGACGAAGCCGAGGCGTTGAGCCTTTTTAAAGATGTGCCGTTTCTCAACGGCGGTCTTTTTGACTGTCTTGACAAACCGGATGATGAAGGCAAGATCCTTTATGTCGATGGGTTTTCACGAAACCCACGGAAACAGGCCATTGTGCCCGACACTCTATTTTTTTCCGAAGAACATGAAGCAGATTTAAACGAAATATACGGCACAAAAAACAAAAAATACACAACAAAGGGTCTTGTTGAAATCCTCTCAGGCTACAAGTTTACAGTCGAAGAAAATACGCCCATAGAAGAGGAGGTCGCCCTTGACCCCGAACTTCTGGGAAAGGTCTTTGAAAACCTGCTTGCCAGCTATAACCCTGAAACTCAGACCACGGCCCGCAAACAGACCGGCTCTTTTTATACGCCGCGAGAAATAGTCAACTACATGGTCGATGAATCACTGAAGGCATATCTAAAAGGGCACCTTTTAGAGGAATCTTCCATGACGGAAGAAGATTTACAGGCCAGCATAGATCTGCTCTTTGAATATACCGAAAAAGAGCATGTTTTTAATGAAGCTGACACAAAGACACTCATTGATACTATCGACAAATGCAAAATCCTCGACCCCGCCTGCGGTTCAGGGGCTTTTCCTATGGGCGTGCTCCACAAAATGGTTCATATTCTCCACAAGCTCGACCCGAGCAATAAGCAGTGGGAACAAAGGCAGATTTACAAGGTAGACAAACTGATAGAAGAAGCCCAGGGAATTACCGATACTGCTGCGCGGGAGCAGGTTATTGCCGGGCTTGAACAGAATAGGCAAGATATTGAAGACGCTTTCGGGAGCAATGAACTTGATTACGGCAGGAAGTTGTACCTAATAGAGAACTGCATCTATGGCGTTGACATCCAGCCTATAGCCGTACAGATCGCGAAACTTCGCTTTTTTATCTCACTTGTTATAGACCAAAAGAAACAGCCTGGCAAAGAAAACCTCGGCATCAGGGCTTTGCCGAACCTTGAGACCAAGTTCGTGGCGGCAAATACGTTGATAGGTCTGGAAAAACTCGGCCAGAATTTGCTGAAAAATCAAAAAATTGTACAACTGGAAAAGGACCTTAAGTCAATACGCCATAAATATTTTTCCGCAAAGACACGGAGAGACAAGATTAACTGGCAGAAAAAAGACAGGACATTGCGAGAAGAAATTTCAAAACTCCTTGTTGATGACGGACTGGATAAAACAACTGCTCAACTGATTGTATGTTTTGATCCCTACGATCAGAATGCATCAGCGCCTTTTTTTGACCCGGAATGGATGTTCGGGATAACGGACGGGTTTGATGTAGTGATAGGAAATCCGCCGTATGTCCGGGCCGATTCAGGTGAAGAACATCTCTCCATACGGCAGCAAATCACAAAGAGCGGTCAGTACGATACACTCTGGGAGAAATGGGACCTTTTCATTCCTTTTATGGAACGAGGTTTTAAACTTCTTAAATCATGCGGAATAACCTCACTGATAGTATCCGATGCCTACTGCCACTCAAAATACGCGCAGAAGTCCCAGGAATGGTTCCTCAAAAACAGCAGAATACTTCGCCTTGATTTTCTGAGCAAAATAAAGGTCTTTGACGCTGGTGTTCATAATCTTACCTATTTCTTCCAGAAGGCCAATGGTGAGCAATGGAAGCCGGAACGACGGATTCATGATCCAGAATTTGGTGCAGTGAATATGCTTCCGTCAGATGAGCAGAGCAAGCTGAATTACCGGGTGTTTTTTCCAGAAGACATGCGAAACTCCCGTTTCGATGCTCCAGCAATGAACTTGTCCAATATCTGCTATATTAGTGTTGGCATGGTAGTAAATGCCAACGAGAAAGTGGCACAGAACGCTTTCAAGCTTTCAGATCTCTTAAGCGATGAAAAAGATAATATACATCTCAAACCCTTTGTTGAAGGAAAAGACCTTAACCGGTGGTTTCTTGGAAAACATAAGTTCTTAGAGTGGGATACGGTTCGGGCTCCGCAAATGTTTCGAAGAAAAACATTCGTAGAGCTATATGAGCATACTGAGAAAATAATGTTGCCGATGGTTGGAGACATTCGTGCGGCTCTGGATTGCCAAAGACTATACTGTAACCACGGAATATTTGTTTGTTTGCCTTGGCATCTCTTGGAGGGCATTCGTAATAATTCGTTGAAAAAAACGGCACGCTATGATGACGAAAAGCCAGTACGATCAGACTTGCCTGGACGTGAGAAATTGGAACTAACAAGCCGTGCATTCCCCATTAAGTATCTGCTTGGCGTGCTGAATTCGAGCATGGCTCAAAATTTTCTGCGTATTAACCGCCGCAACAATGTTCAACTCTACCCAGACGACTGGAAGAAACTTCCCGTCCCTATCGCGATGCCCGAAGAACAGGCACCTATTATTAAACTTGTAGACTGCATCTTGGAGGCAAAGAAAGCTGATCACGCTACGGACGTCTCGGTCCTCGAAGCCCAAGTTGATACCCTCGTTTCTGCATTATATAACCGTTCCACAGAAAAGGATGATAGTGAAGGGGGGAACGATCATGTCTGA
- a CDS encoding helicase-related protein encodes MLLDNENDNPKVHEWIAKYTQTGNLSIVTGYFTVAALAFLSRTTKDKINEYRFILGDIVNFDSDKDRALNLLNENINIEASLKLSQLAKEAVSFLELEKVAAKTLEPNFCHAKAYLFKNDVKDPQKNYYISGSSNLTEAGAGLKKTNNVELNIAGFGSDLQYKELIEWFDLLWKKPQAHNDKIIITEGGKTQRIPFKEYLIDEIKKIFKEYTPKQLYFKVLFELFGEELMMEKDNPEFNRKIGRLENTVVYKSLYEFQQKGVLSLIKMLQKFNGAILADAVGLGKTWSALAVMKFYQLQGHEIVLICPKKLQNNWRAYLKHQNSRFEKDHFEYFIRFHTDLTPELMDKYHDRADKLFVNEKPKLFVIDESHHLRNDKSKRYKFLVEEILSRNEDTKVLMLSATPINNSLIDIRNQFKLITGGDVKGFEETLDIKNLDYTFRTAQKAFNEWAQDVNPRIGEFIRKLPANFFKLTDSLTVARTRKMIEGHQNGLEFPPKTKPENIFITPKQIGNFESFEELFDHFPPMLSGYQPSFYVEQEEEVEILHDEKQRDYFLVKMMYILLVKRLESSWYSFKSTVEKILAHHQNALDRIKQYEQTKKDAGMDDGQLKLFDDDDLAEEVEEFTLGKKRLIRLSDIDKSGNIEKYKRDLKADIEALQLLQSNLIQFERKIEKELKKPSNHLSEDDKLEVLIDRISRKQKNGENKANQKVLIFTVYKDTAYYLFDQLKARGFSKIAVVSGDASRVWDEEGETKQFEPILERFAPFTKLFREKEWAFEPGRPDMTLIEQFNEWQEWIADNDKKTYSKLQNPIDILIATDVLSEGQNLQDCDFVVNYDIHWNPVRVIQRFGRIDRLGSPNEKIFCINFWPSNNINTYLNLQGRIEKRMAQMKLAGSEVHLEFSDSFRRMAEDENLEQRQKARMLEQMESTWDDIEANKQGLGFDDLSLEAYRQELFEELNKNERAFKEMPKGVYTGFQAQKEFCPQDGLIALMGYPSKPPRAENFKYRGYELIYVNYQGEAVFLNQKEVLDAIAKHKENDRFVSKAVDHGEPEAIQRLSDALGLWLKKQSVEEELQEDGSVKQKMGQAALDLINKLKSGGKEAVQKIKTEGNQSQKFDKDNVDLITWFIVS; translated from the coding sequence ATGTTATTAGACAACGAAAACGATAATCCTAAGGTCCATGAATGGATTGCCAAATATACGCAAACAGGTAATCTATCTATTGTTACAGGATACTTCACTGTTGCAGCATTGGCTTTTCTTTCAAGAACCACAAAAGATAAAATCAATGAATATCGTTTCATCCTGGGCGATATTGTTAACTTTGACTCTGACAAAGACAGAGCTTTAAACCTGCTCAACGAAAACATAAACATTGAAGCTTCCTTGAAATTGAGCCAACTGGCTAAAGAAGCCGTATCTTTTCTCGAATTGGAAAAAGTGGCAGCAAAAACACTGGAGCCGAATTTCTGCCATGCTAAGGCTTACTTATTCAAAAACGACGTAAAAGACCCTCAAAAGAATTACTATATTTCCGGCAGTTCAAATCTTACAGAAGCAGGTGCAGGTCTGAAAAAGACAAACAATGTAGAATTAAACATTGCCGGTTTCGGTTCGGACCTGCAATACAAAGAACTGATTGAATGGTTTGATCTGCTCTGGAAAAAACCGCAGGCACACAACGACAAAATCATAATTACCGAGGGCGGCAAAACTCAAAGAATTCCTTTCAAAGAATATCTTATTGATGAAATAAAGAAAATATTTAAGGAATACACGCCTAAACAGTTGTATTTCAAGGTGCTCTTCGAGCTTTTCGGTGAAGAGCTTATGATGGAGAAGGATAATCCGGAATTTAACCGGAAAATCGGCAGGCTTGAAAATACTGTTGTGTATAAGTCCTTATATGAGTTTCAGCAAAAAGGTGTTCTGAGCCTGATTAAAATGCTCCAAAAATTCAATGGAGCCATCCTTGCAGATGCCGTCGGTCTTGGTAAGACATGGAGCGCTTTGGCAGTAATGAAATTCTACCAGTTACAGGGACATGAGATTGTTTTGATCTGCCCTAAGAAACTTCAGAACAACTGGCGGGCATATCTCAAACATCAGAATTCCAGGTTTGAAAAAGATCATTTTGAATACTTCATACGATTTCATACCGACCTTACGCCAGAGCTAATGGATAAATATCATGACAGGGCTGATAAATTATTTGTTAATGAGAAACCGAAGCTTTTTGTCATCGATGAAAGCCATCACTTAAGAAACGACAAATCCAAGCGATACAAGTTCCTTGTGGAGGAAATCCTTTCCCGAAACGAAGACACCAAAGTATTGATGCTCTCTGCTACACCCATCAATAATTCGTTAATAGACATTAGAAACCAGTTCAAGCTAATTACAGGGGGAGATGTAAAAGGTTTTGAAGAAACGCTGGATATAAAGAATCTTGATTATACTTTCAGAACAGCGCAAAAAGCCTTCAATGAATGGGCTCAGGATGTCAATCCCAGGATCGGTGAATTTATCAGAAAACTTCCTGCCAATTTCTTCAAACTCACAGATTCCCTTACCGTAGCGAGAACCAGAAAGATGATCGAAGGTCATCAGAACGGTCTGGAATTTCCTCCCAAGACGAAACCTGAAAATATATTTATTACGCCAAAGCAGATAGGCAATTTTGAAAGTTTTGAAGAGTTGTTTGACCATTTTCCGCCGATGCTTTCAGGCTATCAGCCGTCTTTCTATGTTGAGCAGGAAGAAGAGGTGGAGATTCTGCATGACGAGAAGCAGCGCGATTACTTCCTGGTAAAAATGATGTACATTCTTCTTGTTAAACGGCTTGAGTCATCCTGGTATTCCTTTAAATCAACAGTAGAGAAAATTCTGGCACATCATCAAAATGCCCTTGATAGAATCAAACAGTATGAACAAACTAAAAAAGATGCCGGAATGGATGACGGTCAGCTTAAGCTTTTTGATGATGACGATCTTGCGGAAGAAGTCGAGGAATTCACTCTTGGAAAGAAGCGGCTGATTCGATTGTCCGATATAGACAAATCAGGCAATATTGAAAAATACAAGCGGGACCTGAAAGCCGACATTGAAGCCTTGCAGCTCTTACAATCCAACCTGATTCAGTTTGAACGCAAGATTGAAAAAGAACTTAAGAAACCTTCAAATCATCTAAGTGAAGACGATAAGCTGGAAGTACTTATAGACCGGATCAGCAGAAAGCAAAAAAACGGGGAAAACAAGGCCAATCAGAAGGTACTCATATTTACGGTGTACAAAGATACCGCCTATTATCTTTTTGATCAGCTTAAGGCTCGAGGATTCAGTAAAATTGCTGTGGTAAGCGGCGATGCATCCAGAGTATGGGATGAAGAAGGGGAAACAAAACAATTTGAGCCTATACTCGAACGTTTTGCGCCTTTCACAAAACTGTTCCGTGAAAAGGAATGGGCATTTGAACCTGGCAGACCGGATATGACGCTTATTGAGCAATTTAATGAATGGCAGGAATGGATTGCCGATAATGATAAGAAAACATACAGCAAACTTCAAAATCCGATTGACATCCTTATTGCCACCGATGTGCTAAGTGAAGGGCAGAACCTACAGGATTGTGATTTTGTAGTGAACTACGATATCCACTGGAATCCTGTGCGTGTCATTCAGCGCTTCGGACGTATAGACCGCCTTGGCTCTCCGAATGAAAAAATATTCTGCATTAACTTCTGGCCTTCAAATAACATAAATACTTACCTTAATCTGCAGGGAAGGATTGAAAAACGTATGGCACAGATGAAACTTGCAGGCTCTGAGGTACATCTCGAATTTTCAGATTCATTCAGGCGAATGGCTGAAGATGAGAATCTGGAACAAAGGCAGAAAGCGCGTATGCTGGAGCAGATGGAATCCACATGGGATGATATTGAAGCAAACAAACAGGGATTGGGTTTTGATGATCTGTCGCTGGAAGCTTACAGGCAAGAGTTATTTGAAGAATTGAATAAAAATGAACGTGCCTTCAAGGAGATGCCTAAAGGAGTTTACACCGGATTTCAGGCTCAAAAGGAATTCTGCCCCCAGGATGGGCTTATTGCCTTGATGGGCTACCCGAGCAAACCGCCCAGGGCTGAGAATTTCAAATATAGGGGCTATGAACTGATTTATGTTAATTATCAGGGCGAAGCAGTTTTCCTTAATCAGAAAGAAGTTCTGGATGCTATCGCAAAACACAAAGAAAACGACCGTTTTGTGAGCAAGGCCGTTGACCACGGCGAACCTGAAGCAATTCAACGGCTTTCGGACGCTCTGGGCCTGTGGTTGAAAAAACAGTCAGTAGAAGAAGAATTGCAGGAGGACGGCAGCGTAAAACAAAAAATGGGACAGGCCGCCCTTGATCTGATCAATAAATTGAAATCAGGTGGTAAGGAAGCTGTGCAGAAAATAAAAACAGAGGGTAATCAATCCCAAAAGTTTGATAAAGACAATGTCGATTTAATAACCTGGTTTATTGTGAGCTAA
- a CDS encoding phospholipase D-like domain-containing protein, with product MPAHDIIDNRHEKLANHINRILLSTESAWFAVGYFFLSGLTSIVEKLDRVRVLRLLIGNTTNRENLEQLAEGYRRLELVTEAVDAERYPKRTETKRMAAETAKNIRASVELMDQTDDGEMLVKTLVRMIEDKKLKVKVYTKGRLHAKAHIFDYGKVFDESGKPVECHEKGISGVGSSNLTLSGVIHNTELNVIVQGNFIDNHNINEGTGSKTNTSQRN from the coding sequence ATGCCTGCCCACGACATTATCGACAATCGTCATGAGAAATTAGCTAATCATATCAACCGCATCCTCTTATCCACCGAATCGGCATGGTTTGCAGTAGGGTATTTCTTTCTTTCAGGTCTGACAAGTATTGTAGAAAAGCTTGACAGGGTGAGAGTATTACGCCTGCTTATCGGGAATACCACAAACAGGGAAAACCTTGAACAGCTTGCAGAAGGCTACCGAAGGCTTGAACTTGTCACTGAGGCTGTTGATGCCGAAAGATATCCAAAGCGGACGGAGACAAAGCGCATGGCGGCAGAGACCGCCAAAAATATCCGCGCAAGCGTGGAACTCATGGATCAAACGGATGATGGAGAGATGCTTGTTAAGACGCTCGTCCGTATGATTGAAGACAAAAAGCTTAAAGTAAAGGTTTATACAAAAGGAAGGCTCCACGCAAAGGCACACATATTTGATTATGGGAAGGTTTTCGATGAAAGTGGTAAACCAGTTGAGTGCCATGAAAAAGGAATCTCCGGGGTCGGGTCTTCAAATCTTACCCTTTCCGGTGTTATCCATAATACCGAACTCAATGTAATTGTCCAGGGTAATTTTATAGACAACCACAACATAAATGAGGGTACGGGGAGTAAAACCAACACATCTCAAAGAAATTGA
- a CDS encoding nucleotidyltransferase domain-containing protein — protein sequence MQAVPEKVTIVTDMITMIKNNRLSSVLFGKARRGILSLFFSRPEETFYLRQIVQLTGIGLGPIQRELKQLSDAGIILRKAQGRQVYFQANRECPVFNELKSIVIKTVGIGDALRSALAPIADRIPVAFIYGSFADGKEKGGSDVDVLIIGGVTFGEVVNAFQEAQNVIGREINPTVYPVGEIRSKIAENKHFLKSVLNGPMIFLIGDKNELERLAQ from the coding sequence TTGCAAGCTGTACCCGAAAAGGTTACAATTGTAACCGATATGATTACAATGATAAAAAACAATCGCTTATCATCTGTGTTATTCGGCAAAGCAAGGCGGGGGATTCTCTCGTTGTTTTTCAGCCGTCCTGAAGAAACGTTTTATTTACGTCAAATTGTTCAATTAACAGGGATTGGCTTAGGTCCTATACAACGAGAATTAAAACAGCTTTCCGATGCCGGGATTATCCTACGAAAAGCACAGGGCAGGCAAGTCTATTTTCAGGCAAACAGAGAATGTCCTGTCTTCAACGAACTGAAAAGTATAGTCATAAAAACCGTTGGTATTGGAGACGCTCTCCGGAGCGCCCTGGCCCCTATTGCTGATCGTATTCCCGTTGCCTTTATCTATGGTTCTTTTGCAGACGGTAAAGAGAAAGGAGGAAGCGATGTTGATGTCCTTATTATCGGTGGTGTGACATTTGGAGAGGTTGTGAATGCCTTTCAAGAGGCACAAAATGTTATCGGCAGGGAGATAAATCCTACTGTGTATCCTGTAGGCGAAATCCGGTCTAAAATTGCAGAGAATAAGCATTTCTTAAAATCGGTATTGAATGGTCCAATGATATTTTTGATTGGAGATAAGAATGAGCTTGAAAGATTGGCTCAATAA